The following proteins are encoded in a genomic region of Thalassophryne amazonica chromosome 5, fThaAma1.1, whole genome shotgun sequence:
- the LOC117511234 gene encoding beta-adducin-like, producing the protein MRCKLASVHRLFDLYGWAQMSRTCLTLCVSKELEHFLVLPDGLSYSEVMGSSLVKVNILGEVVEKGSTSLGVDSEKFSLHSAIYSARPDVRCLLHLHTPATAAVSSMKSGLLPLSHEALLVGDVAYYDYNGVMEEEEDRVELQKSLGPTCKVLVLRNHGIMALGKSMEEAFYMIYHIQAACQIQVLHTDTFTFSCWLTGLCWRR; encoded by the exons ATGCGTTGCAAGCTAGCCAGTGTCCATCGCCTGTTTGACCTGTACGGCTGGGCTCAGATGAGCCGGACCTGCCTCACT CTTTGTGTCAGTAAGGAGCTGGAACACTTCCTGGTGCTTCCAGACGGCCTGAGCTACAGCGAGGTCATGGGCTCCAGTCTG GTTAAGGTGAATATTCTGGGCGAGGTCGTGGAGAAGGGCAGTACCAGCCTAGGGGTGGATTCAGAGAAGTTCAGTCTGCACTCGGCCATCTACTCGGCCCGGCCAGATGTTCGTTGTCTACTTCACCTCCACACGCCAGCTACAGCCGCA GTGTCATCAATGAAGTCCGGCCTCCTGCCGCTGTCCCATGAGGCTCTGCTGGTTGGTGATGTGGCGTACTATGACTACAATGGTGTGAtggaagaggaggaggacaggGTGGAGCTACAGAAGAGCCTGGGGCCCACCTGTAAG GTTCTGGTGCTGAGGAACCACGGCATCATGGCGCTGGGCAAGTCCATGGAGGAGGCCTTCTACATGATCTACCACATCCAGGCCGCATGCCAGATACAGGTactgcacacagacacattcacgtTCTCCTGCTGGCTCACTGGACTCTGCTGGAGAAGATGA